A genomic stretch from Nitrospirota bacterium includes:
- a CDS encoding type II toxin-antitoxin system VapC family toxin, which produces MSFVLDNSVTMRWFFGDGKPQELAYAGKVLDAMKQDNAIVPATWGLEVANVIARAEAKGLVTEARSGTFLEMLEGVDIEVDAATFSHALSDTLQLARRYKLSAYDASYLELALRRGIPLATLDENLQKAAKKAGVKKFA; this is translated from the coding sequence ATGAGTTTTGTCCTGGATAACTCTGTTACCATGCGCTGGTTTTTTGGTGATGGCAAACCTCAAGAACTTGCCTATGCTGGCAAGGTGCTTGATGCGATGAAACAAGACAACGCCATTGTACCAGCAACATGGGGGCTTGAGGTGGCAAACGTCATTGCCAGGGCGGAAGCAAAAGGCCTGGTGACAGAAGCGCGTAGCGGCACATTTCTTGAGATGCTGGAAGGCGTTGATATTGAGGTGGATGCGGCCACGTTCTCACACGCGCTGTCTGATACCCTGCAATTAGCAAGGCGATACAAGTTGTCTGCTTATGATGCATCCTACCTTGAGTTGGCATTGCGCCGGGGCATACCATTGGCGACGCTTGACGAAAATTTACAAAAGGCCGCAAAGAAAGCCGGTGTGAAAAAGTTTGCTTAA
- a CDS encoding PIN domain-containing protein has protein sequence MDKVLVDTSAWIEFFKNKEPYHRIIRDLIDGNRICCIGIILAELIQGAKSDKELAVLKDFLHVFDFFHEDVTLWEKAGTLSYTLHKKGKTIGLADCFIAVIANTNKSYLLTLDKDFENIKGATALKLYPVK, from the coding sequence TTGGATAAAGTATTGGTTGACACTTCCGCATGGATCGAGTTTTTCAAGAATAAGGAGCCTTATCACAGAATAATCAGAGACCTGATAGATGGTAACAGGATATGCTGTATCGGCATAATTCTTGCCGAGTTGATACAGGGCGCAAAATCAGATAAGGAACTGGCAGTGTTAAAAGACTTCCTGCACGTATTTGATTTTTTCCATGAAGATGTAACTCTATGGGAAAAGGCAGGAACGCTTTCCTACACCCTGCACAAAAAGGGTAAGACAATAGGACTTGCCGATTGCTTTATAGCTGTTATCGCAAACACTAACAAGTCATATCTCTTAACCCTTGATAAGGATTTTGAAAATATCAAAGGCGCGACTGCTTTAAAACTGTATCCGGTAAAGTAA
- a CDS encoding DUF2191 domain-containing protein gives MSRMTITLPNDLLDELMSELKAKSKTGAVIEAIKDEIRMKKKEKIKAMAGKMEFSKSASELRHKDKRLG, from the coding sequence ATGTCAAGAATGACCATAACACTGCCTAATGATCTGCTGGACGAGCTTATGTCAGAGCTCAAGGCTAAAAGCAAAACCGGCGCAGTCATAGAGGCCATAAAAGACGAGATCAGGATGAAAAAGAAAGAGAAGATCAAGGCAATGGCCGGCAAGATGGAATTTTCAAAGTCAGCTTCTGAACTCAGGCATAAGGATAAGAGACTTGGATAA
- a CDS encoding site-2 protease family protein codes for MDPSILKQITVSALPILFAITFHEASHGFVADKLGDPTAKFTGRLTLNPLAHIDPVGTVLMPIMLLVLTHGQFMFGYAKPVPINPNNFKDPKRDMALSAAAGPVSNILLAVLSMIAIKFIVFPLYALLGGAGTAFFKPMSMMLQASVIFNVVLAVFNMIPVPPLDGGRVLVGLLPHKQAMAYSRIEPFGFLILILLISTGMTRFFVEPIVNFFLSILL; via the coding sequence TTGGATCCGTCAATACTCAAACAGATAACTGTATCAGCTCTGCCTATCCTTTTTGCCATCACATTCCATGAGGCATCTCACGGCTTTGTGGCAGACAAGCTCGGTGACCCGACCGCAAAGTTCACAGGAAGGCTGACGCTGAACCCGCTCGCTCACATAGACCCTGTAGGGACAGTGCTGATGCCTATCATGCTGCTGGTGCTGACGCACGGACAGTTCATGTTCGGATACGCAAAGCCGGTGCCTATCAACCCGAATAATTTCAAAGACCCCAAGCGTGACATGGCCCTCTCAGCCGCTGCCGGGCCTGTATCAAACATCCTCCTTGCAGTTTTAAGCATGATAGCCATCAAGTTTATAGTATTTCCCCTGTACGCCCTGCTTGGCGGGGCAGGCACAGCATTCTTCAAACCTATGAGCATGATGCTTCAGGCGAGTGTAATATTTAATGTCGTCCTTGCTGTCTTTAATATGATACCTGTGCCGCCTCTTGACGGAGGCAGGGTGCTTGTAGGGCTTCTGCCGCACAAACAGGCGATGGCATACAGCAGGATCGAGCCCTTTGGTTTTTTAATACTCATTCTGCTTATTTCAACAGGGATGACAAGGTTCTTTGTCGAACCTATTGTTAACTTTTTTTTATCTATACTTCTTTAG
- a CDS encoding type II toxin-antitoxin system prevent-host-death family antitoxin, with product MKIEIGSYEAKTKLPELLRQVKSGKSFTITNRGEAIADLVPSIGARVKDKVAAAEKLKAFMLADPVRGVNIKALIEEGRA from the coding sequence ATGAAGATTGAAATTGGTTCGTATGAAGCGAAAACCAAGCTCCCTGAATTACTGCGGCAGGTCAAATCCGGCAAGAGCTTTACCATCACCAATCGTGGAGAAGCTATTGCGGATCTGGTGCCCAGCATAGGCGCGAGGGTGAAGGACAAAGTTGCGGCAGCGGAAAAGCTTAAGGCATTCATGTTAGCCGATCCGGTGCGTGGCGTGAATATCAAGGCGCTCATCGAGGAGGGGCGCGCATGA
- a CDS encoding phosphoenolpyruvate carboxykinase (GTP), with amino-acid sequence MNVTVNNKKLNNWIKEVSDLCKPDDIYICNGSREEYDLMINKLLKSGIAIPLKKRPHSFLFRSDPSDVARVEDNTYISTTLQEEAGPTNNWMPPAELKKIMLGLYNGCMKGRTMYVIPFSMGPIGSPISHIGIEISDSPYVVINMHIMTRVSSRVLDLLGTDGDFIPCLHSIGAPLAEGQEDSKWPCAPIEKKYISHFPEENLIWSYGSGYGGNALLGKKCLALRIASAMARREGWMAEHMLILRLTNPNGKQYHIAAAFPSACGKTNLAMMQPSVPGWKCECIGDDIAWMKVGLDGRLHAINPENGFFGVAPGTSYSTNPMAMDSIKENVIFTNCALTDDGDVWWEGMDGDEPAHAIDWKGKDWTPDSPTDAAHANARFTAPASNCPVICKDWEKPEGVPIDIFIFGGRRSTVVPLVYEAFNWDHGVFLGSTAASETTAANIGALGNLRRDPFAMTPFCGYNMGDYFKHWLDMGDKLGDKAPRVFYVNWFRKSDEGKFLWPGFSDNSRVLKWMCDRVDGNAGAQKASIGLLPNEGDLDTKGLDISPDKIREIMSVDTDAWKAEIPDIESHFAKFGNRLPERLKKQLEEFKNRLG; translated from the coding sequence ATGAATGTCACAGTTAACAACAAAAAACTTAACAATTGGATAAAGGAAGTGTCGGATCTGTGTAAGCCCGACGATATATATATATGCAACGGTTCCAGGGAAGAGTACGACCTTATGATAAATAAACTTCTCAAGAGCGGCATTGCCATACCTCTTAAGAAGCGTCCTCACAGTTTTCTCTTCAGGTCTGACCCGAGCGATGTGGCGCGTGTTGAGGACAACACATATATCAGCACAACCCTGCAGGAGGAAGCCGGCCCCACGAACAACTGGATGCCTCCGGCTGAATTGAAAAAGATCATGCTCGGCCTTTACAACGGTTGCATGAAGGGACGCACAATGTATGTCATACCTTTTTCCATGGGGCCGATCGGTTCTCCGATATCGCACATCGGAATTGAGATCTCAGACAGCCCATACGTTGTCATCAATATGCATATCATGACTCGCGTAAGCTCCAGAGTGCTTGACCTGTTAGGCACAGACGGCGACTTCATACCATGCCTTCATTCGATTGGCGCGCCGCTTGCGGAAGGGCAGGAAGACAGCAAGTGGCCGTGCGCTCCGATAGAGAAGAAGTACATCAGCCATTTCCCTGAAGAGAACCTTATCTGGTCTTACGGCTCAGGCTACGGCGGAAACGCACTGCTTGGGAAGAAGTGCCTCGCGCTCCGCATAGCATCTGCCATGGCAAGGCGTGAAGGCTGGATGGCAGAGCATATGCTCATACTCCGCCTGACGAACCCGAATGGCAAGCAGTACCATATCGCGGCAGCTTTCCCTTCTGCCTGCGGCAAGACCAACCTTGCAATGATGCAGCCTTCGGTTCCCGGCTGGAAATGTGAATGTATCGGCGATGATATCGCATGGATGAAGGTCGGGCTGGATGGACGTCTTCATGCTATAAATCCTGAGAATGGCTTCTTCGGTGTTGCGCCCGGAACATCATACAGCACAAACCCTATGGCTATGGATTCGATAAAGGAGAATGTTATCTTCACCAACTGCGCGCTCACAGATGACGGTGATGTATGGTGGGAGGGCATGGACGGCGATGAGCCTGCGCACGCGATAGACTGGAAGGGGAAAGACTGGACACCTGACAGCCCGACAGATGCAGCTCATGCGAATGCGCGCTTCACCGCTCCCGCGTCTAACTGCCCTGTGATATGTAAGGACTGGGAAAAGCCTGAGGGCGTTCCCATTGATATCTTTATATTCGGCGGCCGCCGCAGCACTGTTGTGCCGTTGGTATACGAGGCATTCAACTGGGATCACGGCGTATTTCTCGGTTCCACCGCAGCCTCTGAGACGACCGCTGCCAATATCGGCGCGCTTGGAAATCTCAGGCGCGACCCTTTTGCAATGACGCCGTTCTGCGGATACAACATGGGCGACTATTTCAAACACTGGCTTGATATGGGCGACAAGCTCGGTGATAAAGCGCCGAGGGTCTTTTATGTTAACTGGTTCAGAAAGAGCGATGAAGGTAAATTCCTATGGCCCGGCTTCAGCGACAACAGCCGCGTGCTCAAATGGATGTGCGACCGTGTTGACGGAAATGCAGGAGCGCAGAAGGCCTCAATCGGCCTGCTGCCGAATGAAGGCGACCTTGACACTAAAGGACTTGATATATCTCCTGATAAGATCAGAGAGATAATGAGCGTTGATACAGATGCGTGGAAGGCCGAGATCCCTGATATTGAAAGTCACTTCGCTAAATTCGGCAATCGCCTGCCTGAGAGGCTGAAGAAGCAGCTTGAGGAATTCAAGAATCGGCTGGGGTGA